The genomic window TTTTAATTTTAAAATCCTCTTTTAGGAATTGGTCGACAATAAATGGAGAAGTTCCAAAAATATTCTCATCTACATCGATCACCATATGCGACCCATTTGGGTAAACTTTTGTGAACTTTAAGTCTTTTTTCTCAAAATTAATTAAATTGACAAGCTTATCAAATTCGTCATTCAACAGATACTCATATTTTAACTTATCAATCTCATTCAAGTAGTTTAACTCATTTAAATCAATATTTTCCTTAATGTAATCAATTAAAAGATCCCTGTAGGGTATTGACTCCTCTTCTGTCTGTTTAATAAGAGTTTCAACATACATTTTCAGGTCTATTTTCAGCCACTTAATAGTTTTAGTTAAATGTAAATCTTTTTCATTAACATTTTTATTATAAAAATCATCAACCATCCTCAATACGGCAAGCCTATCCTTTAGGTTTTTAGTATCATCAGTCGTTTGGGTGATTGATTTGGACATACCTTCACGAATCCTCCACAGGTAACAGGTTTCATAGATTATGGACACCTTGTCAGCCAAGTAATGCATAGGCATGGAAACAGGTATGTCTTCATATAATATTCCTTCAGGGAATTTAAAATCATGTTTTTTCCAAAAAGTTTTTTTAATTAATTTATTCCATGCTGTCGTATCATAAAACAGCTCGGGGGTTTCTGTAATGTGTGTAACTTCTTTTGTTGTTGAAAAGGCTATTAAATGGATTTTATTACGTCTTGTTTTTTTAGAATTGAATCGTGTCACATTTCCAATTGTAAAATCAACATCATTTTTCACTGCGGAATCATACATCCTTTCATATGCCTTTGGAGGAACAATGTCATCGGAGTCCAAAAAGATAATGTAATCCCCTTCTGCAAATTCGCAGCCATAGTTTCGGGCATGCCCCAACCCTTGATTTTCCTCATAAATATAATCAATGTTATCAAAAGAATCAGCATATTCCTTAGCTATTTTGCCGCTGTCATCTGTGGATCCGTCATCAATTAAGATAATCTGGAGATTCCTCTCATATCCGTCGGTCAATTCTTTGTTTATTAAGGTTTGTGCCAAAACGGAATCAACACATTCTTTTAGAAATTCCTGAACATTATATACTGGAATAATAACGCTAACTCTGGTCTTCATTCAAATTCTCTTTAAATTTTAATTATTAAATGTTTAAGTTAATTATTTATATGTGAATAATAGTATTTAAATAATCGTATATGAAATAAAAAACCTATAAATCATGAAATTAAATTAAATAACTTATTTAAATAAAAATAAAGCCCTTAAGATGTTAAAATAAGAGTATCTGATTTTTTTTTACATAATTAATTTTTACATGATTTTAGAATAATGTGTAGTTTTCTATTTTCAGTGATTTTTCACATTATAAAAATTACTTAATGAATCTTTAATTTAATTAAATTCATTCATATATTTGATAGACAGTTAAATGTTCTTTTTGAAGAGTCTTTTTTCATTATTGATTGTTAAATAAAAGAAATAAGTCTTTTGAGGGTCTAAAAATATTCTATTATTTAATCTCATTAAGTTTAATTTAAAAAATGACAATTATATAAAACATTTTTCTTTTTAACAATATTTTAATCAAATTCATTAAAAAATAAAAAAATATTACATATTGTCCAAATATCATATAAATTTTACATAATATTCTTATTCTATACATAACACCTTATAAACTAAATTCAATAATCCGTTCAGGGCTTTGGTTACAACATCCCTTGATAGGATAAACACGATAACGAATGCCATAACAAATACAAAAACCACTAACATCTTATGATGGCCCTTCAAATAAGGTTTTGCAAGTGCCTTGCATATCTTAATGGCATAGGGATGGAACAAATAAACAGTCAATGAGTTTATTCCGAACTGGGTGAGAACTATCTTTTCATTTGTCATGAATCTAGTCAATACCAACACGTTAAGTGTTGAGACAAGAATCAGCAGTCCCCTTACCAATATATCCATTACAAAAGCATTACTGTATGCATGTTTCATTATAATAACATCAAATGGAACTGTCAATGCGATAATGGCTGAAACCAATAAAGATAAGAGTGCAATGATAATTGCAAACCTATTGTTTTCTATTAAAGGAAACTTTTCAGTCAATTTCTGTTTGTAATCGTTATAATAAAATCCAAGCAGGAATATCGGCATGTAGATGAATGTACGTGAAATGCCTAAAATGTTACAGTCAATAAAACCAATAACCAAGGATCCGAAAATCGCTATCAATAAGGGATACTTGAACCTGTCCATTATCGGAAGCGCCAGCTTCATGAAAAACAGAGACATCAAAAACCATAGCATGTATCCCGGATGGATAAACAGAATAGATGTGGGGCTTTCACCCAAATAATAAACCTTGAATATTTCCCAGATAATGCAAAACAGGATATATGGAATGAACAATCTTTTAAAGGCTTTAATAGGTTCGTCAGGACCAATTTTTGAAAAGTAGCCTGCCACAAAGAAAAACACTGGCA from Methanobrevibacter thaueri includes these protein-coding regions:
- a CDS encoding acyltransferase family protein, which codes for MAEVTVKTRINKFDNLKGLAIFLIVLGHLTLFRKVDSMAFIRGIVFLFHLPVFFFVAGYFSKIGPDEPIKAFKRLFIPYILFCIIWEIFKVYYLGESPTSILFIHPGYMLWFLMSLFFMKLALPIMDRFKYPLLIAIFGSLVIGFIDCNILGISRTFIYMPIFLLGFYYNDYKQKLTEKFPLIENNRFAIIIALLSLLVSAIIALTVPFDVIIMKHAYSNAFVMDILVRGLLILVSTLNVLVLTRFMTNEKIVLTQFGINSLTVYLFHPYAIKICKALAKPYLKGHHKMLVVFVFVMAFVIVFILSRDVVTKALNGLLNLVYKVLCIE